The following proteins are encoded in a genomic region of Aquella oligotrophica:
- a CDS encoding 2-oxoglutarate dehydrogenase E1 component — protein sequence MQNMRDQWKSSYLFGSNGDFIEELYELYLENPENIDSKWRSYFDSIQDGSTRDVNHNDIKEKFTILTSNPLALAGGSEVMSSAQTAVYGLIASYRTFGHKFAKLDPLEREIIERPAELDYKTYGLANELENEFFNDYDLRRAKKAKLKDIIAQYESIYCGSAAFEFTYISELAEQEWIRNYIEENYPKFKLDNAEKKQILQKLTEADGLERFLHTKYVGQKRFSLEGGDSLIPLLDRVITKAADNGVNDVCLGMAHRGRLNTLVNIAGKAPQKLIDEFDGNYPHYDFVTSGDVKYHKGYACEYTTVNGKKVNTSLAYNPSHLEVVNPVVQGIVRAKQDRLHDNKNQVMGVLIHGDSALIGLGTNQAVYNMSETRAYGGLGLIHIVVNNQVGFTTSRRNDNRSSRYCTDIGKMVESPVIHVNADDLRAVAFAADFAIDFRHKYARDIMIDLVCFRRHGHNESDDPTLTQPLMYVKVKQHPGTRSLYAKQLIAEGVITEADEKELVDNYRSSFAKGEHVAKDKMKPLPRYFIDVKAMLKAKWTDEVKTKVSKKKLAELAEKVTRKPDGDFKLHPTVNKLVDTRIAMAAGNQPVDYGMAETLAYAALLDEGISIRLTGEDICRGTFTHRHAAWHDMNRKRLSEGIYYPLNNAKNNSYFEIYDSILNEEGVLGFEYGYSLEAVPSLVLWEAQFGDFANGAQVMIDQFIVSGEAKWGNLSRLVLMLPHGYEGQGPEHSSARLERFLQLAAENNIQVVMPSNSAQMFHLLRRQVKGNYVKPLVVFMSKKLLRFKDALSHVDELTEGSFKFVIGDEVAKKTAERVILCGGPVYYDLVKARADYKLEDKVAIIRVEQLYPFPTEFIKAELAKYTKAKVFMWAQEEPYNQGAWLQIREDLDNCLDGKGRFVSATRPRAAAPACGSTHMHNEQLQDLLATAFGKK from the coding sequence ATGCAAAACATGCGCGATCAGTGGAAATCCTCTTATCTTTTTGGTTCAAATGGTGATTTTATAGAAGAGCTATACGAGCTTTATCTTGAAAACCCTGAAAATATCGATAGTAAATGGCGAAGTTATTTTGATTCAATTCAAGATGGTTCTACCCGTGATGTTAATCATAATGATATAAAAGAGAAGTTTACGATTTTAACTAGTAACCCACTGGCTCTTGCTGGTGGTAGTGAGGTAATGAGTAGTGCACAAACTGCTGTTTACGGATTAATTGCTTCTTATCGGACATTTGGGCATAAATTTGCCAAACTTGATCCATTAGAGCGTGAAATTATTGAGCGCCCGGCTGAGTTAGATTATAAAACTTATGGTTTAGCCAATGAACTTGAGAATGAATTTTTTAATGATTATGATCTTAGACGTGCAAAAAAAGCTAAATTAAAAGATATTATTGCTCAATATGAATCTATCTATTGTGGTTCTGCAGCCTTTGAATTTACTTATATTAGTGAATTAGCCGAGCAGGAGTGGATTCGCAATTATATCGAAGAAAACTATCCTAAATTTAAACTGGATAATGCTGAGAAAAAACAAATCCTTCAAAAACTTACTGAGGCTGATGGTTTAGAGAGATTTTTACATACCAAATATGTTGGGCAAAAGCGTTTCTCCCTGGAAGGTGGGGATTCTTTAATTCCACTGTTGGATAGAGTCATAACTAAAGCTGCAGATAATGGCGTTAATGATGTATGTCTTGGGATGGCACATCGTGGTCGCCTAAACACGCTAGTAAATATTGCAGGTAAAGCGCCACAGAAATTGATTGATGAATTTGATGGTAATTACCCTCATTATGACTTTGTCACTAGTGGTGATGTTAAATATCACAAAGGTTATGCCTGTGAATATACTACCGTAAATGGTAAAAAAGTAAATACTTCTCTAGCTTATAATCCATCGCATTTGGAAGTGGTAAATCCGGTAGTGCAGGGTATTGTTCGTGCCAAACAAGATCGATTACATGATAATAAAAATCAAGTTATGGGTGTTTTGATACACGGGGACTCTGCGCTGATTGGGCTAGGAACTAATCAGGCGGTTTACAATATGTCTGAAACTCGTGCTTATGGTGGGCTTGGTCTAATTCATATTGTAGTTAATAATCAGGTTGGTTTTACTACCTCACGCCGCAATGATAATCGTTCATCGCGCTATTGTACCGATATTGGCAAAATGGTTGAATCACCAGTGATTCATGTCAATGCGGATGACTTACGTGCGGTAGCTTTTGCTGCTGATTTTGCTATTGATTTTAGACACAAATATGCACGTGATATCATGATTGATTTGGTTTGTTTCCGTCGTCATGGGCACAATGAATCAGATGATCCAACATTAACTCAGCCATTAATGTATGTCAAAGTAAAACAACATCCGGGAACTCGTTCGCTATATGCCAAGCAGTTAATTGCGGAAGGTGTTATTACTGAAGCTGATGAAAAGGAATTGGTTGATAATTATCGTAGTAGTTTTGCCAAAGGCGAGCATGTTGCTAAAGATAAAATGAAGCCGTTACCACGTTATTTTATTGATGTTAAAGCAATGTTAAAAGCTAAGTGGACTGATGAAGTTAAAACCAAAGTTAGTAAGAAAAAATTAGCTGAATTAGCCGAGAAAGTAACTCGTAAACCAGATGGTGATTTCAAACTTCATCCAACGGTTAACAAACTTGTAGATACTCGGATTGCAATGGCAGCCGGTAATCAGCCAGTTGATTATGGAATGGCAGAAACTCTTGCCTATGCCGCATTGCTTGATGAAGGTATCAGCATTCGCTTGACTGGTGAAGATATTTGTCGTGGAACGTTTACCCACCGCCATGCCGCTTGGCATGATATGAATCGTAAACGTTTGAGTGAGGGGATTTATTACCCGCTTAATAATGCGAAAAACAATAGTTATTTTGAGATCTATGACTCTATCCTTAATGAAGAAGGTGTTCTTGGTTTTGAATATGGTTATAGTCTTGAGGCTGTTCCAAGCTTAGTACTTTGGGAAGCTCAATTTGGCGATTTTGCCAATGGCGCGCAGGTAATGATAGATCAGTTTATTGTTTCAGGTGAAGCTAAATGGGGTAATCTTAGCCGCTTGGTACTTATGTTGCCACATGGTTACGAAGGACAGGGACCAGAGCATTCATCAGCAAGACTTGAACGTTTCTTGCAATTAGCTGCCGAAAATAATATTCAAGTTGTAATGCCTTCAAATTCGGCACAAATGTTCCATTTGTTGCGTCGTCAGGTTAAAGGTAACTACGTTAAACCGCTAGTTGTTTTTATGTCGAAAAAGCTACTACGCTTTAAAGATGCATTATCTCATGTAGATGAGCTGACTGAAGGTAGTTTCAAATTTGTGATTGGTGATGAAGTTGCTAAAAAAACTGCTGAACGAGTAATTTTATGTGGTGGTCCGGTTTATTACGATTTGGTAAAAGCTAGGGCTGATTATAAGCTTGAAGATAAAGTGGCAATAATTCGTGTTGAACAATTATATCCATTCCCGACCGAGTTTATCAAGGCTGAATTAGCTAAATATACTAAAGCTAAAGTATTTATGTGGGCACAGGAAGAACCATATAATCAGGGGGCATGGTTACAGATTCGTGAAGATCTGGATAATTGTCTGGATGGTAAAGGAAGATTTGTTTCTGCTACTAGACCAAGAGCTGCAGCTCCAGCTTGTGGTTCTACGCACATGCATAATGAGCAACTGCAGGATCTTTTAGCTACTGCATTTGGTAAAAAATAA
- the sdhA gene encoding succinate dehydrogenase flavoprotein subunit yields the protein MSVPVLKFDAVVVGGGGAGLRAALQLSEAGVKTVVLSKVFPTRSHTAAAQGGISASFGNSEEDNWHWHMYDTVKGADWLGDQDAIEFMCKQATDAVAELEHYGMPFDRLENGKIYQRPFGGHMAEFGKKPVRRACAVADRTGHAMLHALYQRNVKLQTHFFVEWMALDLIRDKDGDVVGVTALEMETGQVYIIHAKAVLFATGGAGRIYQASTNAFINTGDGVGMALRAGLPVEDIEFWQFHPTGLAGAGVLITEGVRGEGGYLLNANGERFMERYAPTAKDLASRDVVSRAMQVEINEGRGCGKNKDHVLLKLDHLGAEVIDQRLPGIREISIQFLGIDPVKQPIPVVPTCHYMMGGIPTNYKGEVMDGVDEKIVKGFYAAGECACASVHGANRLGTNSLLDLVVFGKSAGNSVIDFVKTLEEPKPLPENAAEFTLARLAKLEANTGDKLADVRHDMQVCMQQHASVFRTQKVLDEGVERILEVYKRAQNVSISDKSKVFNTARVEALEFLNTIEVAVATMVAARERTESRGAHAREDYPDRNDEKWMKHTLYYSNGNRLEYKEVHTKPLTVDYIPPAKRVY from the coding sequence ATGAGTGTTCCTGTATTAAAATTTGATGCCGTAGTAGTTGGTGGTGGTGGTGCTGGTTTACGTGCTGCATTACAATTATCCGAAGCTGGGGTTAAAACAGTAGTATTGTCAAAAGTATTTCCAACCCGCTCTCATACGGCTGCGGCACAAGGCGGTATTTCTGCTTCTTTTGGTAATTCAGAGGAAGATAACTGGCATTGGCATATGTACGATACGGTTAAAGGTGCCGACTGGCTTGGTGATCAAGATGCTATCGAATTTATGTGTAAACAGGCAACTGATGCCGTTGCTGAGCTTGAGCATTATGGTATGCCATTTGATCGTTTAGAAAATGGTAAGATTTATCAGCGACCATTTGGTGGGCACATGGCCGAATTTGGTAAAAAACCAGTTCGTCGTGCTTGCGCTGTTGCTGACCGTACTGGGCATGCGATGTTACATGCTTTATATCAACGTAACGTTAAACTGCAAACTCATTTCTTTGTTGAATGGATGGCATTAGACCTTATCCGTGATAAAGATGGCGATGTAGTTGGTGTTACAGCTCTTGAGATGGAAACTGGACAGGTTTATATTATTCATGCCAAAGCGGTTTTATTTGCTACAGGTGGAGCAGGGCGTATTTATCAGGCATCAACTAATGCATTCATCAATACTGGTGATGGTGTTGGTATGGCTTTGCGTGCTGGTTTGCCAGTTGAAGATATTGAATTTTGGCAATTCCATCCAACAGGCTTAGCCGGTGCTGGTGTATTAATTACCGAAGGTGTACGCGGAGAAGGTGGCTATTTGTTAAATGCCAATGGTGAGCGCTTTATGGAACGTTATGCTCCGACTGCCAAAGATCTTGCTTCACGTGATGTTGTTTCCCGTGCCATGCAAGTTGAAATAAATGAAGGTCGCGGTTGTGGTAAAAATAAAGATCATGTACTATTAAAGCTTGATCATTTGGGTGCTGAGGTTATTGATCAGCGTTTGCCGGGTATTCGTGAGATTTCGATTCAATTCCTTGGTATTGACCCAGTTAAACAGCCAATTCCGGTTGTTCCGACTTGCCATTATATGATGGGTGGGATTCCTACCAATTATAAAGGTGAGGTAATGGATGGTGTTGATGAGAAAATCGTCAAAGGATTCTACGCTGCGGGTGAGTGTGCATGTGCTTCGGTTCATGGTGCAAACCGTCTAGGGACTAATTCTTTGCTTGATCTGGTGGTATTTGGGAAGTCAGCAGGTAATAGTGTGATTGACTTTGTAAAAACTTTGGAAGAGCCTAAGCCATTGCCCGAAAATGCAGCAGAATTTACATTGGCTCGCTTGGCTAAATTAGAAGCAAATACTGGTGATAAGCTTGCCGATGTGCGCCATGATATGCAGGTATGTATGCAACAGCATGCATCAGTATTTAGAACTCAAAAAGTTTTAGATGAAGGTGTTGAGCGGATTCTTGAGGTGTACAAGCGTGCTCAAAATGTCAGTATTAGTGATAAATCAAAAGTATTCAATACCGCACGAGTCGAAGCCCTTGAATTTTTGAATACAATTGAAGTTGCGGTTGCAACAATGGTTGCTGCTCGTGAACGGACAGAGTCACGTGGAGCACATGCGCGAGAAGATTATCCTGATCGTAATGATGAAAAGTGGATGAAACATACACTGTACTATAGTAATGGTAATCGTTTGGAATATAAAGAAGTTCATACCAAACCATTGACTGTAGATTATATTCCACCTGCAAAACGTGTATACTAG
- the sdhC gene encoding succinate dehydrogenase, cytochrome b556 subunit, whose translation MEQQQRPKYLDLPKLGSKMSITAKVSILHRASGVLMFLAIPFVLYLFHKSLTSAEFYSSSYNVATCAFMKVVYIVLIWAIMHHMCAGVRFLFLDMHKGIEKGTAQKTARWVMVVSLLLTVFLGVLIW comes from the coding sequence ATGGAACAGCAACAAAGACCAAAGTACTTGGATTTGCCAAAACTTGGCTCCAAGATGTCGATTACTGCTAAAGTTTCAATTTTACACCGCGCATCAGGTGTCCTGATGTTTCTCGCGATTCCCTTCGTTTTATATCTTTTTCACAAGTCACTAACCAGTGCCGAGTTCTATTCCAGTTCTTACAATGTAGCAACCTGTGCCTTTATGAAGGTGGTTTATATTGTTTTAATCTGGGCAATAATGCATCATATGTGTGCTGGAGTAAGGTTCTTGTTCTTGGATATGCATAAGGGTATAGAAAAAGGAACCGCGCAAAAAACGGCGCGCTGGGTTATGGTTGTAAGCTTATTGCTAACTGTATTTCTTGGAGTGTTAATATGGTAA
- a CDS encoding succinate dehydrogenase iron-sulfur subunit: protein MMSKKMKFSIYRYNPEVDKKPYYKDYEVELGDQDKKLLNALVKIKEELDDSVSFRRSCREGVCGSDAVNINGRNGLACLTDLADLKEPVVLNPIPGLPVVRDLIVDMTQFFHQYHSIKPYVIDERPMPERERLQSPEDRKDLDGVIECILCACCSTSCPSFWWNPDKFLGPAALLHAYRFLADSRDQATNERLNDLNDPYRLFRCHTIMNCVDVCPKHLNPTKAIGKIKEMMVARIA from the coding sequence ATGATGTCTAAAAAAATGAAATTTTCAATTTATCGTTATAATCCAGAAGTTGATAAAAAACCTTATTATAAAGACTATGAGGTAGAACTGGGCGATCAGGATAAAAAATTATTAAATGCTTTAGTGAAAATTAAGGAAGAGCTGGATGATTCGGTTTCTTTCCGTCGCTCATGTCGTGAAGGGGTTTGTGGCTCCGATGCGGTGAACATTAATGGACGGAATGGATTGGCATGTCTGACTGATCTTGCTGATTTGAAAGAGCCAGTAGTATTGAACCCAATTCCGGGCTTACCTGTGGTTCGTGATTTGATTGTTGATATGACGCAATTTTTTCACCAATATCACTCAATCAAGCCGTATGTGATTGATGAACGGCCAATGCCTGAGCGTGAGCGGTTGCAGTCGCCAGAAGATCGCAAAGATCTTGATGGTGTTATTGAATGTATCCTTTGTGCCTGCTGTTCAACATCATGTCCATCTTTTTGGTGGAATCCTGATAAGTTTCTGGGGCCTGCAGCGTTACTCCATGCTTACCGCTTTTTGGCAGATAGCCGTGATCAGGCAACTAATGAACGTTTAAATGATTTAAATGATCCATATCGCCTATTCCGTTGTCATACAATCATGAATTGCGTCGATGTGTGTCCTAAGCACTTGAATCCAACTAAGGCTATTGGCAAAATCAAGGAAATGATGGTTGCCCGTATTGCGTAA
- the odhB gene encoding 2-oxoglutarate dehydrogenase complex dihydrolipoyllysine-residue succinyltransferase has translation MKIEIKVPQLPESVSEAVLLNWHKKVGEFIKREENLIDLETDKVVLELPAPEDGALVEIVGKPGDTVTSGQLIAYLDTSVKPEAAAPAAKAAEPVAQAPTQQAAANVASSTEKVAAMPAAAKVAADNGVDLKNVAGSGRGGRVLKEDVLGAMSGKGSRIEERVPMSRLRKRVAERLLESQHTNAILTTFNEVNMKPVMDLRAKYKDHFEKKHGVKLGFMSFFVKAAIAAMKQYPIVNASVDGEDIVYHGYFDIGIAVGSPRGLVVPILRNAENMSIADIEKQIADFGKRAKDGKLDIEELTGGTFSVTNGGTFGSMMSTPIINPPQSAILGMHATKERAVVENGQVVVRPMMYLALSYDHRIIDGREAVLTLVAIKDALEDPARLLLDL, from the coding sequence ATGAAAATTGAAATTAAAGTTCCTCAGCTGCCAGAATCGGTTAGTGAAGCGGTATTACTTAACTGGCATAAAAAAGTTGGTGAGTTTATCAAGCGCGAAGAAAATTTGATTGATTTGGAGACTGATAAAGTAGTCTTAGAATTGCCTGCGCCTGAAGATGGTGCACTAGTTGAGATAGTTGGTAAGCCAGGTGATACAGTTACTAGTGGTCAATTAATTGCTTATCTTGATACTTCAGTTAAACCAGAAGCCGCAGCTCCAGCTGCTAAAGCTGCAGAGCCAGTGGCACAAGCTCCTACTCAGCAAGCTGCTGCAAATGTTGCTAGCTCAACAGAAAAAGTAGCTGCAATGCCTGCTGCAGCAAAAGTTGCTGCTGATAATGGAGTTGATCTAAAGAACGTTGCTGGTAGTGGTCGTGGTGGTCGTGTACTTAAAGAAGATGTTTTAGGTGCTATGAGTGGTAAAGGTTCACGAATTGAAGAACGTGTACCGATGAGTCGCCTACGCAAACGTGTTGCCGAAAGATTACTTGAAAGCCAGCATACCAATGCTATATTAACAACATTCAACGAAGTTAATATGAAGCCAGTTATGGATTTGCGTGCCAAATATAAAGATCATTTCGAGAAAAAGCATGGCGTAAAATTAGGGTTCATGTCATTCTTTGTTAAAGCTGCGATTGCAGCAATGAAGCAGTATCCAATTGTAAATGCTTCGGTTGATGGTGAAGATATTGTTTATCATGGTTATTTTGATATTGGGATTGCAGTTGGTTCACCACGTGGGTTAGTTGTGCCAATTTTGCGTAATGCTGAAAATATGTCAATTGCCGATATCGAGAAGCAGATTGCTGATTTCGGTAAGCGTGCTAAAGATGGTAAACTTGATATTGAAGAATTGACTGGTGGTACTTTCTCGGTTACTAATGGTGGAACTTTTGGTTCAATGATGAGTACACCAATTATTAATCCGCCACAGTCAGCAATTCTTGGTATGCATGCAACCAAAGAGCGGGCAGTAGTTGAGAATGGTCAGGTGGTAGTTCGTCCAATGATGTATTTGGCATTATC
- the gltA gene encoding citrate synthase, which yields MDYISIEKMKWRSRRSILELDLFFERFINEGRFARMNEVQLGYYQQLLEFEDGDLLQLFQGKVRLADPLFQMLIDEIAQVDFYKESTMTDVKENKVETQNQRVVKVDFGNGQTAEYPVYKATLGQDVVDFGAFGKSGFWSYDPAFLATAACESKITYIDGDKGQLFYRGYPIEQLAEHSSHLEGAYALLNGELPTKAQKEEFETAIRYHTMVHDQFLSFFKGFRRDSHPMAMLAGAVSAMAAFYPEAFDFKNAEHRKIAIIRLIAKMPTIVAMCYRYGQGLPFMYPRNDLDYSSNFLYMMFATPCEPYVPNPVIAKAFDRILLLHADHEQNASTSTVRLAGSSGTHPFAAIAAGVSCLWGPAHGGANEAVLKMLNEIGDESRVDVFMQGVKDKKYRLMGFGHRVYKNMDPRASIMRKTCYEVLDVLGKHDDPLFKLAMKLEKIALEDSYFIEKKLYPNVDFYSGIIQRAIGIPTEMFTAIFALARTVGWLAQWQEMIEDPDLKIGRPRQLYTGYAARDYVAVADRK from the coding sequence ATGGATTATATATCTATTGAAAAAATGAAGTGGCGTTCGCGTCGGTCAATTCTGGAACTTGATCTTTTTTTTGAGCGCTTTATTAATGAAGGCAGGTTTGCCCGAATGAATGAGGTGCAATTGGGTTACTATCAACAATTGCTTGAATTTGAAGATGGTGATCTATTACAGCTTTTTCAGGGGAAAGTCCGGTTGGCTGATCCTCTTTTCCAGATGTTAATTGATGAAATAGCTCAGGTTGATTTTTATAAGGAAAGTACTATGACAGACGTTAAAGAAAATAAGGTTGAGACTCAGAATCAACGCGTGGTTAAAGTTGACTTTGGTAATGGACAGACCGCTGAATATCCAGTTTATAAGGCTACTTTGGGGCAGGATGTAGTTGATTTTGGTGCCTTTGGTAAGTCAGGTTTCTGGAGCTATGATCCGGCCTTTTTGGCGACAGCAGCTTGTGAATCAAAGATTACTTATATTGATGGTGATAAAGGACAATTATTCTATCGTGGTTACCCGATTGAGCAATTAGCTGAACACTCTTCGCATTTGGAAGGTGCTTATGCGCTACTAAATGGTGAGTTACCAACCAAAGCTCAAAAAGAGGAATTTGAAACAGCCATTCGTTATCATACTATGGTGCATGATCAGTTTTTAAGCTTCTTCAAAGGCTTCCGTCGTGACTCACATCCAATGGCAATGTTGGCTGGTGCAGTTAGTGCCATGGCAGCATTTTATCCTGAAGCTTTTGACTTCAAAAATGCAGAACACCGTAAAATTGCGATTATTCGTCTAATTGCTAAAATGCCAACAATTGTGGCGATGTGTTATCGCTATGGTCAAGGTTTACCATTTATGTATCCACGTAATGACCTTGATTATTCGTCAAACTTCTTATATATGATGTTTGCAACGCCATGTGAACCATATGTACCAAATCCAGTAATTGCTAAAGCTTTTGATCGTATTTTGTTGTTACATGCGGATCATGAACAGAATGCTTCAACTTCAACCGTGCGTTTAGCTGGTAGTTCTGGTACACATCCGTTTGCGGCTATTGCTGCCGGGGTTTCATGCTTATGGGGTCCTGCGCATGGTGGTGCTAATGAAGCGGTATTGAAAATGCTAAATGAAATTGGTGATGAATCACGTGTTGATGTATTTATGCAAGGCGTTAAAGATAAAAAATATCGTTTGATGGGCTTTGGTCATCGCGTTTATAAAAACATGGATCCACGTGCGAGCATTATGCGTAAAACTTGTTATGAAGTGCTAGACGTGTTGGGTAAACATGATGATCCACTCTTCAAATTGGCAATGAAACTCGAGAAAATTGCTTTGGAAGATTCATATTTTATCGAGAAGAAACTTTATCCAAATGTTGATTTCTATTCAGGTATTATTCAACGTGCAATAGGAATTCCAACGGAAATGTTTACTGCTATCTTCGCCTTAGCACGGACAGTTGGTTGGTTAGCTCAATGGCAGGAAATGATTGAAGATCCTGATCTTAAAATCGGTCGTCCACGCCAGCTATATACTGGTTATGCTGCTCGTGATTATGTAGCTGTGGCAGATCGTAAATAG
- a CDS encoding DUF996 domain-containing protein, whose product MTVSSINRLGWMALITLILGSVTSSFGIGIIISIISLIITTMLYKRIDDMGYGTSLFNFSISQYLIAGVPTGLMVYFGVSQYTDKSHGVMFLVAIVILALLLFVAILNYFIAKSLLIVAEKCDNAWFKISGILTKFGAYTVPVLIGFMLLILAQPIFLIGCITFKGIQKTA is encoded by the coding sequence ATGACTGTTTCTAGTATTAACCGATTGGGTTGGATGGCACTAATTACCCTAATACTGGGTAGTGTCACCTCCTCATTCGGGATTGGCATCATAATCTCGATTATCAGTTTGATTATTACAACTATGCTGTATAAACGGATCGATGATATGGGTTATGGTACTAGTTTATTTAATTTTAGTATTTCGCAATATCTGATTGCGGGTGTTCCAACTGGGTTAATGGTTTATTTCGGTGTTAGCCAGTACACAGATAAAAGTCATGGGGTTATGTTTTTAGTAGCAATAGTAATTCTTGCGCTACTATTATTTGTTGCAATACTTAACTATTTTATTGCTAAAAGCTTGCTGATAGTAGCCGAAAAGTGTGATAATGCATGGTTTAAGATAAGTGGCATTCTTACCAAATTTGGTGCTTATACAGTGCCTGTTTTAATTGGTTTTATGCTACTGATTCTTGCGCAACCTATTTTTCTAATTGGTTGTATTACATTTAAAGGAATTCAAAAAACTGCATGA
- the sdhD gene encoding succinate dehydrogenase, hydrophobic membrane anchor protein encodes MVKQRRVLSAGYGINSWLQQRITAVIMLVGIIAVFAFLILANEVIDSNFISWQQFFSFVFVKVFAQIVILAVILHAWVGIRDLWMDYAKSFGLRLVLHTLTVLWLLGSLIYSVEILWA; translated from the coding sequence ATGGTAAAGCAGCGTCGTGTATTGAGTGCTGGTTATGGAATAAATAGTTGGTTGCAGCAGCGAATTACTGCGGTGATAATGCTGGTTGGCATAATTGCGGTTTTTGCTTTTCTTATTTTGGCAAATGAGGTAATTGACTCCAACTTCATTAGCTGGCAACAGTTTTTTAGCTTTGTTTTTGTAAAAGTATTTGCTCAAATCGTTATTTTAGCTGTGATTCTGCACGCTTGGGTCGGGATTCGCGACTTATGGATGGATTATGCAAAATCTTTTGGCTTACGTCTGGTTTTACATACTTTGACAGTCTTGTGGTTATTGGGTAGTCTTATCTACTCGGTAGAAATCTTGTGGGCATAG
- a CDS encoding trypsin-like serine protease, translated as MKKYLIGLVVFIASLSTVSCNSGGGGNNSVTPYPYQTSGSYNGISYSQLGNPPGFTDYPEAYFPTFTSSAAMSSKIAYGRNTQTNITNLSAYVRMGKYICSATPIYYNPKENVTFLVGAAHCFIPAKPLADTLTANDLVANNLVSVYNGVSQDTGWYESFPTTAVYLMKNYCYGATFDKPGGCPNFTAGDGVAGGQGNDLAIIQIPGKYANPESYPTVVPESEYPQELSMAPILSVGYGLNTQTPASPDSDLPRGTMFYVANYFYDKTDTNGYHYLYNSFFNSASNGYAALICGGDSGGGDLFWTGQKWILLSEHTYGPDDACGTYYNYLPNAATNVGSYYSWIESIITSASPQDWCNAAGNNCVTNYGL; from the coding sequence ATGAAAAAATATTTAATTGGTCTAGTTGTTTTTATTGCTTCATTGTCCACTGTTTCCTGTAATAGTGGCGGAGGTGGTAATAATTCTGTGACTCCATATCCATATCAAACTTCAGGTAGCTATAACGGTATTTCTTATTCCCAACTGGGAAATCCACCGGGATTTACTGATTATCCGGAGGCATATTTTCCTACATTTACTTCTTCAGCGGCTATGAGTAGTAAAATTGCCTATGGACGGAATACTCAAACAAATATAACTAACCTTAGTGCGTATGTAAGAATGGGGAAATATATTTGTTCAGCTACTCCAATTTATTACAATCCTAAAGAGAACGTTACTTTTCTAGTTGGGGCTGCACATTGTTTTATTCCCGCAAAACCGCTGGCAGACACATTGACAGCTAATGATTTGGTAGCCAATAATCTAGTTTCTGTTTATAATGGTGTAAGTCAAGATACTGGGTGGTATGAGTCCTTTCCTACTACTGCCGTGTATCTGATGAAAAATTACTGTTATGGTGCTACTTTTGATAAACCTGGTGGCTGTCCTAATTTTACGGCTGGAGATGGTGTAGCTGGTGGACAGGGTAATGATCTGGCAATAATCCAGATTCCTGGTAAATATGCCAATCCTGAATCATATCCTACAGTAGTGCCAGAGAGTGAATATCCACAAGAGCTTAGTATGGCTCCAATACTTTCAGTTGGCTATGGTTTGAATACCCAGACACCTGCAAGCCCAGATAGCGATTTACCTCGTGGTACAATGTTTTATGTAGCGAATTATTTTTATGATAAGACTGATACTAATGGGTATCATTATTTATACAATAGCTTCTTCAATAGCGCTAGCAATGGCTATGCCGCACTGATATGTGGTGGTGATTCTGGTGGTGGGGATTTATTCTGGACTGGGCAAAAGTGGATATTACTATCCGAGCATACGTATGGTCCAGATGATGCTTGTGGGACTTATTATAATTATTTGCCAAATGCGGCAACCAATGTTGGAAGCTACTATAGCTGGATAGAAAGTATTATAACCTCAGCAAGTCCACAAGATTGGTGTAATGCTGCGGGTAATAATTGCGTAACCAATTATGGTTTATAA